Proteins found in one Pieris napi chromosome 6, ilPieNapi1.2, whole genome shotgun sequence genomic segment:
- the LOC125050162 gene encoding ubiquitin-conjugating enzyme E2 Q2, with product MACLNTLKLEIKTLEQVFPKNHERFQIMSASVDELTCRFVGKNGKKYEIHANITETYPTTPPVWFAESEDPIVTNAVQILTNTQGRDNHVINQVGILLRELCKLHGIPEPPDLDSLSLPIYPAPQHRVPSVTSNGAESGTEEDEDMAAEEDDSEGEDDLPLEMVEDAARSNKDDMETEHLATLERLRQNQRQDYLSGSVSGSLQATDRLMKELRDIYRSHSFKSNMYSIELINDSLYEWNIRLRSVDPDSPLHNDLLVLKEKEGKDSILLNIMFKETYPFEPPFVRVVYPIISGGYVLVGGAICMELLTKQGWSSAYTVEAVIMQIAATLVKGKARIQFGATKVVSQSQYSLARAQQSFKCLVQIHEKNGWFTPPKEDG from the exons ATGGCTTGCTTAAATACACTTAAGTTAGAAATTAAAACGTTAGAGCAAGTGTTTCCCAAAAATCATGAGCGATTTCAGATAATGTCAGCTAGTGTCGACGAACTGACCTGCAGATTCGTTGgcaaaaatggaaaaaaatatgaaatacatgCAAATATCACA GAAACATACCCCACCACACCACCAGTTTGGTTTGCAGAAAGTGAGGATCCCATAGTGACCAATGCGGTTCAAATTTTAACGAACACACAGGGAAGAGACAATCATGTTATAAATCAG GTTGGTATATTGTTGAGAGAACTTTGCAAGTTACATGGTATCCCTGAGCCTCCAGACTTGGATTCACTCTCGCTGCCCATCTATCCCGCACCACAACATAg aGTACCAAGTGTAACGTCCAACGGCGCTGAATCCGGAACAGAGGAAGATGAAGATATGGCTGCTGAAGAAGATGATTCAGAAGGAGAGGATGACTTGCCACTAGAGATGGTTGAGGATGCTGCTAGAAGCAACAAG GATGATATGGAAACAGAACACCTAGCAACACTAGAACGGCTGAGACAAAATCAACGACAAGATTACCTGTCAGGCAGTGTATCAGGCAGCCTGCAGGCCACAGATAGACTTATGAAGGAGCTACGAGATATATACCGCTCACACTCATTCAAGAGCAATATGTATTCTATAG AACTGATAAATGATTCCCTATATGAATGGAATATCAGACTGCGGTCAGTTGATCCTGACAGTCCGCTACACAATGATCTGCtagtattaaaagaaaaagaggGCAAGGACTCCATACTCCTCAATATCATGTTTAAGGAAACATATCCATTTGAGCCGCCATTTGTTAGGGTGGTTTACCCTATAATTTCtg GAGGCTACGTTCTAGTGGGTGGTGCAATATGTATGGAACTACTCACGAAACAAGGCTGGTCATCCGCTTACACGGTAGAAGCGGTCATAATGCAAATCGCGGCAACCCTAGTAAAGGGTAAAGCGCGGATACAATTTGGCGCGACAAAAGTCGTGTCGCAGTCGCAATATAGCCTTGCGCGTGCGCAACAGAGCTTCAAGTGCCTCGTGCAGATACATGAGAAGAatg GATGGTTCACACCGCCCAAGGAGGACGGCTAA
- the LOC125050163 gene encoding glutathione S-transferase 1-like → MAKLYKKDASPPARTVMIASYILGVPYEPQELNPLLRQQDTPEMFKKNPMKTIPLWEEDNFCLADSHAIILYLFDKYAKPEHEHLYPRDKRIRATINHRLFFDCGILFPRLRSIMGPTYTGKLTKLSKSMIRNLESAYEILEKYLENTIYLADNLMTLADISIFTTMSTLNGLHPIDSNRYPKLKRWFNVMCAEKFSQEINEPGAKEHVEGLLAFMKNNLNKSKL, encoded by the exons ATGGCAAAACTGTACAAGAAAGATGCAAGCCCACCAGCTAGAACGGTTATGATTGCTTCCTATATATTAGGAGTTCCTTACGAACCTCAAGAATTAAATCCATTATTACGGCAACAAGACACTCCGGAAATGTTTAAG AAAAACCCTATGAAGACTATACCTTTATGGGAAGAAGATAATTTCTGCTTAGCTGATAg CCATGCTATAATTCTCTACCTGTTTGATAAATATGCTAAGCCTGAGCATGAACATTTATATCCTAGAGACAAAAGAATAAGAGCTACTATTAATCATAGATTATTCTTTGATTGTGGCATTTTATTTCCAAGATTAAGATCTATAATG ggGCCAACATATACTGGAAAATTGACAAAGTTATCAAAATCAATGATAAGGAATTTGGAAAGTGCCTATGAAATTCTAGAGAAGTACCTTGAAAACACCATATACTTAGCTGACAATCTTATGACACTGGCTGACATAAGCATATTTACAACTATGTCTACTCTTAATGGTTTACATCCTATCGACAGTAATAG ATATCCAAAACTAAAAAGGTGGTTTAATGTCATGTGTGCTGAAAAATTTAGTCAAGAAATTAATGAGCCAGGTGCCAAAGAACATGTGGAGGGACTTTTAGCTTTTATGAAAAACAATTTgaataaatcaaaactttaG